In Neisseria brasiliensis, the following proteins share a genomic window:
- a CDS encoding inositol monophosphatase family protein, producing MLHRLQKLVRHVAQTEVMPRFLNTPASRKVDGSMLSEADLAAQTAFAAGLPLIIDCPMMGEEMTTQEQIRLWKAHSESGLWVVDPIDGTNNFINGLPHFAISVAYIQNGRAQLGVIYNPVSGECFYAERGNGAFLNGTRLPLRLVEKNLKESIAGVEIKYLRSGKLTSRMSTLSPVGASRSMGCSTMDWCYLACGRYDVYVHGGQKLWDYAAGALIFEEAGGCLDTLEGDAFWSGEHVFKRSVIAALEPNVFNKWLAWIRQNQ from the coding sequence TTGTTACACCGATTGCAAAAACTGGTTCGTCACGTCGCGCAAACGGAAGTGATGCCTCGTTTTCTCAACACGCCGGCCAGCCGAAAAGTTGACGGCTCCATGCTCAGCGAAGCCGATTTGGCAGCGCAAACCGCATTTGCTGCAGGCTTACCACTCATCATTGATTGCCCGATGATGGGCGAAGAAATGACCACTCAAGAGCAAATCCGTTTGTGGAAGGCGCACTCGGAAAGCGGCTTGTGGGTGGTCGATCCCATCGACGGCACCAATAATTTCATCAACGGCCTGCCGCATTTTGCCATTTCCGTGGCCTATATTCAAAACGGGCGCGCGCAATTGGGCGTGATTTATAATCCGGTTAGCGGAGAATGCTTTTATGCCGAACGCGGCAACGGTGCATTTTTAAACGGCACTCGTTTGCCCTTGCGCTTGGTAGAAAAAAACTTAAAAGAATCGATTGCCGGTGTGGAAATCAAATACCTGCGCTCGGGCAAACTCACCAGCCGCATGAGCACGCTCTCCCCAGTTGGCGCCAGCCGCAGCATGGGCTGCAGCACGATGGATTGGTGCTATCTGGCTTGCGGCCGCTATGATGTGTATGTGCACGGCGGGCAGAAATTGTGGGATTATGCTGCCGGTGCGCTGATTTTTGAAGAAGCAGGCGGCTGCTTGGATACTTTAGAAGGTGATGCGTTTTGGAGTGGCGAGCATGTATTCAAACGCTCGGTCATCGCCGCGCTTGAGCCAAATGTGTTCAATAAATGGCTAGCTTGGATACGCCAGAATCAATAA
- a CDS encoding 16S rRNA (uracil(1498)-N(3))-methyltransferase codes for MPRFYLTDSIASGQILDLPDNIVRHLNVLRLKHEEEIVLFNGNGYAYPARLLDLEKRRARAEVLREEHTDNESPLNITLIQSVSSGERMDFTLQKSVELGVSEIQPVISERTTVRLQGERADKKVERWQEIVISACEQSGRNIVPKVLPLISYRQALQQMPSEKTKLLLSLNRAQKLNQIQPSSDGLIFMVGPEGGWSAAEEEQAFAAGFQSVTLGPRVLRTETASLAAIAAMQTLWGDFV; via the coding sequence ATGCCCCGTTTTTATCTTACCGATTCGATTGCTTCAGGCCAAATCCTTGACCTGCCTGATAATATTGTGCGCCATCTGAATGTGTTGCGCTTGAAACATGAAGAAGAGATTGTTTTATTTAACGGCAACGGTTATGCTTATCCTGCCCGCTTGCTTGATTTGGAAAAGCGCCGCGCCCGCGCCGAAGTCTTGCGTGAAGAACATACCGACAACGAATCGCCGCTCAATATTACCTTAATCCAATCCGTTTCCAGCGGCGAGCGCATGGATTTTACCCTGCAAAAAAGCGTGGAATTGGGTGTAAGCGAGATTCAACCTGTGATTAGCGAACGCACCACCGTGCGCCTACAAGGTGAGCGCGCCGATAAAAAAGTTGAGCGCTGGCAGGAAATCGTGATTTCCGCCTGCGAGCAAAGCGGCCGCAATATTGTGCCAAAAGTGTTACCACTGATTTCTTATCGTCAGGCTTTACAGCAGATGCCGTCTGAAAAAACCAAATTATTATTAAGCTTAAACCGCGCGCAAAAGCTAAACCAAATCCAACCCTCTTCAGACGGCCTGATTTTTATGGTCGGCCCTGAGGGCGGCTGGAGCGCTGCCGAAGAAGAGCAAGCCTTTGCCGCCGGTTTTCAATCCGTTACCCTAGGTCCACGCGTGTTGCGTACCGAAACCGCTTCTCTAGCGGCCATTGCAGCCATGCAGACGCTGTGGGGGGATTTTGTGTAG